A segment of the Staphylococcus ratti genome:
AACAACTTCAAAAAGTAATGTTTCCAATAGGTGAACTCGAAAAATCTAAAGTGCGCGAAATTGCAGAGGAACAAAATTTAGCGACAGCAAAGAAAAAAGATTCGACGGGTATTTGTTTCATTGGAGAACGTAATTTTAAAGACTTCTTATCACAATATTTGCCAGCACAAGCCGGAGAAATGCGTACGCTTGATGGTGAGAAAAAAGGGCAGCATGCAGGATTGATGTATTATACGATTGGTCAACGTCACGGTTTAGGCATTGGTGGAGATGGTGATCCGTGGTTTGTCGTCGGCAAAAATTTGGAAGATAATATCCTTTATGTAGAACAAGGTTTTTATCATGAAGCCCTTTACAGTGATTATTTAATAGCTTCTGATGTGTCTTTCGTAAATCCTATAGATTTATCTAGTCCTTTAAAATGTACTGCTAAATTCAGATATCGACAAAAAGATACAGGTGTTACTGTCACACGCGAAGATGCGCAATCGATTCGTGTTACTTTTGACGAACCTGTAAGAGCAATTACGCCAGGTCAAGCTGTAGTCTTTTACGATGGTGATGTATGTTTAGGTGGCGCTACGATAGATGATGTTTATAAGGAATCAGGTAAATTAAGTTATATCCTTTAATATATTTTAAACATTTAATGAAAGAGATAAGGAGTTACAGATGGAGCAAACACAAATTCATCAATTAATACAACAAGGGCAATTTGAAAAAGCGCTAGAAGCTTGTTTTAATAACATCGAAGCGCATCCTGATCAAGTTGAAAATTATATTAATTCAGGTATTTTGTTATCAGAAGCTGGAGAAATTGAAAAAGCAGAAAAGTTTTTTCAACGTGCGTTAACTTTAAAGCCAGATAACGGTGCTGTTTATTATAATCTTGCAAATGTGTATTTTAATGAATCACGTTTTCAAGAAGCAATCAAACTTTATCAACAAGCGATGCAAAAAGGTTTGGAAAATAAAGATACCAATTACATGATTGGACTATCTTTTTATCAATTAGATGCTAAAAAACAAGCATTACCATATTTAATGAGAGCGTCAGAGCTTGATGCCTCTTTTGAAGACTTAGAAGTTCAATTCCAATATGGATTACTTTTATGCGAGTTAGAAATGTTCCAAGAAGCTATTCCAGTGTTAAGCAAAATCCTTGAGCAAGAGTCTAAGCACGCAGATGCACAGTACAATGTAACGCTTGCACAGTATATGGTGGATGAAGATTTAGAAGCGGCTATAAAAGGATTTGAGCAAGCCACTAAGATGGATAATACTCATATGTTAAGTCATCATGCGCTCAAAACATTCAAAATGATTCAGTCTCAAGAGGAGGAATAATAGTGGAGAACCCAACACTTTTTGAACAGTCCTATATCAAAGGCAATATTGAAGTCATCTTGTTTCAAAACAGTGATAATTATTACACTGTACTTAAAGTTGAAGTTGAAGACACCAATGAAGACTTTGATACTATTGCAACAGTAGTTGGGTATTTCCCTAATATAGTAGAAAGTGAGACGTATACATTTAAAGGTCAAATTGCTGAACATCCAAAGTATGGAAAGCAATTAAAAGCTGAAACGTTTCAAAAAGAACTTCCACAAACGAGAGATGCAGTAATTCAATATTTGTCGAGCGACTTATTTAAAGGCGTCGGTAAGAAAACAGCTGAATCAATCGTAGACACTTTGGGCGAAAAAGCAATACAAGTGATATTAAAAGACACATCTGTGCTAGAAAAAGTGCCCAAACTTTCTAAAACTAAGCAACAACAAATTGCTGAACAAGTCATTCAAAATCAAGAAAGCGAACAAATTATGATTCGCTTAAATGAACTTGGATTTGGGGCAAAATTGGCGATGGATATTTACAAGTTTTATAAGGGAGAAACTTTAAATATTATTGAACAAAATCCATATCAATTAGTTTATGATATTAGAGGTGTCGGTTTTCATAAAGCGGACCAATTAGCAAATTTAATAGGTATATCGGAAAATCACCCAAACCGATTAAAAGCAGGGATTCAATATGTTGTAGAAGAAACTTGCATCAAACAAGGTCATACGTATTTACCGAAAGAGGCTTTACTTACCGAAGCGTACACGCTTTTAACAAAACAAATTGAATCTGATATTGAAACGGCGTTAATCGAAGACGTCTTAACGCAACTTATTGAAGAAAAGCGCTTAATCGAAGACGAGGGCCAAGTTGCCATTCCGAGTTTATATTATTCGGAACTGAAAAGCACACAAAATGTGTATAAAGTCATGCATAATCAAATTACATTAGACACGTTTGATCAATCAGAAGTACAATTGCATATTGGTGAAATTGAAGAAAAAAATGGCGTTGCCTATGCAACCGCTCAAAAAGAAGCACTTGAATCTGCCATGAAACACAAAATGATGATATTGACCGGAGGACCAGGAACGGGTAAAACTACGGTAATTAAAGGCATTGTGCATCTTTATGCGACATTGCATGGGATTTCATTAGATTATAATGATTATACTGATGAAGATTATCCCATTGTACTCGCAGCACCAACGGGACGTGCATCTAAACGGCTTCATGATGCCACCGGCTTAGAAGCGATGACCATTCATCGGCTTATCGGTTGGAACCAAGAGACGCAACCTGAGGATATTTTGGAAAATGAAATTACAGCCAAACTTATTATTATCGATGAGATGTCGATGGTAGATACTTGGTTGTTTCATCAATTTATGGCTGCTGTACCAAATGATGCACAAGTCGTATTAGTTGGCGATGAAGATCAATTGCCATCGGTAGGTCCTGGTCAAGTTTTTAAAGATTTGATTGCATCTAAAGTGCTTCCGCGTATTAATTTGACAGAAGTTTATCGTCAACAAGACGGCTCTAGTATTATCGCGCTAGCCCACCGCATGAAATCTGGCCAAACTGTAGACATTACAGAACGTTTTCATGACCGTTCTTTTATCCCATGCCATGTTGATCAAATTCCAGAAGTTGTTCAGAAGGTTGTCACAAATGCCGTTCAAAAAGGATATGATATGTCTGATATCCAAGTGCTTGCGCCAATGTATCGTGGTAATGCAGGAATTCAGCGGCTTAATAAAATACTTCAAAATATCTTAAATCCTTTAGCCGAAGAGGAACAAAGAGAAATTCAATTTGGCGATGTGATGTTTCGAAAAGGAGACAAAGTCCTACAACTTGTCAATCGTCCGAATGACAATATTTTTAATGGCGATATTGGTGTGATTGTAGGCATTTTTTGGGCTAAAGAAAATGCGCTTAATAAAGATGTCGTCGTTGTTGACTATGAAGGAAATGAAATCACATATTTAAAATCAGATTTAACGGAACTTACGCATGCTTACTGTACGTCGATTCATAAAGCACAAGGGTCTGAATTTCCAATTGTTATTATGCCGATTGTGAAACAGTATTTTCGAATGCTTCAAAAACCTATCCTTTATACTGGATTGACACGGGCGAAGCAATCATTGGTATTTCTCGGAGATGCCGAAGCTTTTAACATTGGTTTAAAAACGGAAGGGCAAGTGAGATTCACGCGTCAACAAAGCTTTTTAGAACAGTATTTCCAAAATCATCAAGAAGACGAAGCTGCGCCGGAAGTACTAACCGAAGCAACAATGTTCCAAATCGATCCAATGATCAATATGAATCACGTTAGCCCGTATGATTTTTTAGAAATTGACAATGCCTGACTGGCTTAATATAATAGACATGATTCAATATATAACCGAGTAAACGTAAATTCATTTCACAGAGACGTACGGGGGCTGAGACGTACGAATGAACACGTTGAACGCTACTATATATTCAAAACGTTAATACTTTTAAAGTGATGATACTGATGTGTCATAACTAGGGTGGTACCGCGAGACATTCGTCCCTTTTTTGAGGCGAGTGTCTTTATTTTGTTTAGGAGTTGATTTGAGATGAAAACTTTAAAAGCTAGTGAAATACGACAAATGTTTATCGATTTTTTCGTTGAAAAAGGACATATGGTGGAACCTTCTGCACCGCTTGTTCCTATTGACGATGATTCTTTGCTATGGATTAATTCCGGTGTTGCTACATTAAAAAAATATTTTGATGGTCGTGAAATTCCAAAAAAACCAAGGATTGTTAATGCACAAAAATCTATACGTACAAATGATATTGAGAATGTAGGTTTTACAGCACGTCATCATACTTTCTTTGAAATGTTAGGGAACTTTTCTATTGGCGATTATTTTAAGCGTGAAGCTGTAGCTTTTGCTTGGGAATTTTTAACTAGCGAACGTTGGATGGCAATGGAAGCAGATCGTTTATACGTAACAATTCATCCTGAGGATACAGAAGCTTATCGTTTATGGCATGACGAAATTGGTTTAAGCGAGTCGCGTATTATTAGAATTGAAGGGAACTTTTGGGATATTGGGGAAGGCCCATCAGGTCCCAATACTGAAATTTTTTATGACCGTGGCGAGGCATATGGTAAAGAGGATCCTGCCGAAGAAATGTATCCAGGTGGAGAAAACGAACGTTACTTAGAAGTGTGGAATCTTGTATTCAGTGAATTTAATCATAATAAAGATCATTCATATACACCATTACCAAGTAAAAATATTGATACCGGCATGGGACTTGAGCGTATGGCCTCAATTTCTCAAAATGTGCGTACGAATTATGAAACAGATCTATTTATGCCAATCATGGCTGAAGTTGAAAAGATTTCTGGTAAACAATATTTAAATAATCGTGAAGATGATACTGCATTTAAAGTGATTGCAGACCATATTAGAACGATCGCTTTCGCAATTTCTGATGGTGCCTTACCAGCTAATGAGGGACGAGGTTATGTTTTACGTCGCTTGTTACGTCGTGCGGTACGCTTTAGCCAAACATTGGATATTAATGAACCGTTCTTATATCGTTTAGTAGATACAGTTGCGACGATTATGGAACCGTACTATCCGAATGTTAAAGAAAAAGCCGATTTTATTGGGCGTGTTATAAAAACTGAGGAAGAACGTTTCCATGAAACTTTAGAAGAAGGGCTTGCGATTTTAAATCAATTTATGGATCAAGCGAAAGCAACAAATCAAACTATTGATGGTGCAGACGCATTTAAATTGTATGATACGTATGGTTTTCCTATTGAATTGACTGAAGAAATTACACGCGATGCTGGACTTACGATAGATATGGCGCGCTTTAATGAACATATGGATGCGCAACGTGATCGCGCACGTAAGGCAAGACAAAACAATCAGTCGATGCAAGTTCAAAGCGACGTGTTAAAATCAATACAAACGCACAGTACATTTGTAGGTTATGAAACGTTGCAATCAGAAAGTATCATTACTGACATTATTCTTGATGGCGCGCGTACAACTGAAGCAAACGCTGAAAATACCATTTATTTTGTAATGGATAAAACACCATTTTATGCGGTAAGCGGAGGTCAAATTGCTGATAAAGGTACTATTCAAAATGACAGCTTTGAAATTGACGTCACAGAAGTCACAAAAGCGCCAAATGGTCAACATCTTCATACAGGATACATCAAGTTTGGACAAGTAAAAGAAGGTGCCCACGTAACTGCACATGTCAATACTTCGGAACGTAAAGCGATAATGAAAAACCATAGTGCGACGCATTTATTACATGCAGCTTTAAAAGAAGTGCTTGGCACACACGTAAACCAAGCTGGCTCTTTAGTAGATAGTGAGCGCTTACGCTTCGATTTTTCGCACATTGCTCCGATGACAGATGAAGAAATCAAGCGCGTTGAGCAACGTGTTAATGAACAAATATGGAATAGTGAAGATATTGTTATTAAAGAAATGGCAATTGAGGAAGCAAAATCTGATGGTGCAATGGCACTCTTTGGTGAAAAATATGGCGATGTTGTACGCGTTGTTGATATGGGAGATTTCTCGAAAGAACTTTGTGGCGGTACTCATGTAAATAATACATCAGAAATTGGTTTATTTAAAATCACAAGCGAATCAGGAACGGGTGCAGGTGTCCGTCGTATTGAAGCCGTTACTGGACAACAAGCGTACCTCTATTTAGAAGATTATCTTAACCGATTTAATCAAATTAAACATGAAGTTAAAGCGAAAACAGACGAACAGGTTATAGATAAAGTCGTTCAATTACAAGAAGAAGAAAAAACACTTCAACGTGCGCTTGAACAAAAAAATAAAGAAATTAATCATTTGAAAATGGGCAATATAGAGGATAAAGTAGAAGTAATTAATGATATTCCGGTGCTCATTACAGAAGTACAAGTAGATAATGTGAAAGCAATTCGCGACACGATGGATGATTTCAAATCGCGTTTACAAAATACTGTGATTATTTTAGCAAGTGATGTTGACGGAAAAGTATCATTAATCGCTACTGTGCCTAAAACACTTACAAGTCAACTTAAAGCTGGTGACATCATTAAGCAAATGGCACCAATCGTTGGAGGTAAAGGCGGTGGCCGACCAGATATGGCTCAAGGTGGCGGCACTGAACCAGAAAAGATAACAGAAGCATTACAATTCATTAAAGACTATATTAAATCATTATAAAAAAATGCTTGTTCGTGTAAAATAAGGGTGTAAGGACATTATGGTTTAAGGAGTGTTAGAGAATGGAAAACTTTGATAAAACTATGAAATTCAACTATGAAGACATCCCTAAAGAAAACGTTGAGTATATACTTAACAATGTGTACCATACTTTAGAAGAACGTGGCTACAATGCAGTAAACCAGTTTGTAGGTTATTTACTTTCAGGTGATCCGGCGTATATTCCGCGTCATAATGAAGCGCGTAACCAAATTAGACATATCGATCGTGATGATATTATGGAAGAACTTGTCTCTTTTTATTTGAAACATCACTCAAAAGATTCAGATGCTTAAACATAAAATCATTGGCCTCGATGTCGGCAGTAAAACAGTTGGTGTTGCCATTAGTGATTTGATGGGATGGACAGCACAAGGACTAGACACACTCCATATTAACGAACAAGAAAATCAGCTCGGAATAGATACCTTAACTCAAATTATTCTAAAAGAGAATGTAGGTACTGTTGTGATAGGGTTACCTAAAAACATGAATAATTCTATAGGATTTCGTGGAGAAGCTTCTTTAAAATATAAAGAAGCGCTTCAACAAGCATTGCCAAACCTTGAAATTATTATGTGGGATGAGCGACTCAGTACAATGGCTGCTGAACGTTCTCTATTAGAAGCAGATGTTTCAAGGTCTAAACGTAAAAAAGTAATTGATAAAATGGCTGCTGTATTTATTTTGCAAGGGTATTTAGACTCATTAAACTAAGGAGAGAGCATATTATGACAAACCAAAACCATAATAACCAAGAAATTGAAATTAAAAATGACGAAGAACTTTTAACTTTATTTGATGAAGAAGGCAATGAAGTGCTTTACAGAAAAATGTTAGAGTTTTATCACCCAGGCTTTGACAAAGATTATGTTATTCTTGCCGAAGAAGGTGCGCAATCAGATGATGACGACCTTATTGAACTTGTTCCAATGATTAACGTTCCTGATGAATCTGGAGATGGCGGTAAGTTTTTGCCAGTTGAAACAGATGAAGAGTGGGAAATGATTGAAGAAGTTGTAAATACAAATTTGGATGAAGTAGAAGAATAATCATTAAATATATTTAATACGTGTAAGGGGCTTGGACACAGCGTTGTCTTTGCCCCTTTATGCATATTTAGTTATAACACACTGAACCTTAGCTCGAAGGATGCTAAAAGGTCATATTTACAGAATTCGTTGTTAAAAAATAAACGAAGTTGTGGTATAATGTGAAGAAGTGTTTTGGGATAGGTATGGACATTAAGAGACATTTAATCCTTGATGAACCTATAATTGACCCAAAGTATAGTAACATGAATCAAATCAGTCAATTTGACTGGTTTATTTTTTGATGTATGCATATAAAAGAAAAGGATGAACTTAAATGCACGATAAAAATCTTCAATATTTTTTAGACATTCAGTCACATCAATCAGAACTGAATTCATTACGTTCATTTGCTGAAGAACATCAAGTACCGATTATCGATCAACTCTCATTAGATTTAATCCTACAATTGATACGAATTAAAAAACCGATGAACATTTTAGAAATTGGTTGTGCAATTGGCTATAGTAGTATGCATTTTGCTTCTGTTTGTCCATCTATTCATGTGACGACAATTGAACGCAATACAGAGATGATTACAGAGGCCAAACGAAATTTTACAAACTATGGTTTTGATGAACAAATTCGTTTAATTGAGGGAGATGCGCTACAAGCATATGAAGCGGTAAATGATCGACAATATGATATGATTTTTATCGATGCAGCAAAAGCACAATCTCAAAAATTCTTTGAACTGTATCAAGATTTATTAACAGATGGTGGAATGATTATTACAGATAACGTACTCTACCATGGATTTGTCGCAGACATTGATATTGTGAGAAGTCGAAATGTAAAACAAATGGTAAAAAAAGTTAAGAAATTTAATCAATGGCTAGTCGAACAAAAAGCGTTCACAACGAATTTTGTAAATATGGACGATGGCTTAGCCATTTCTATAAAGGAGTATTCAAATGACTGAGTTATTAGTGACACCTAAGTCATTAAGCCATATAGATACTTTAATTGATAAAGGCGCGGATGCTTTTGTTATTGGTGAAGAAAAATTTGGTTTAAGATTAGCAGGTGAGTTTAATAGAGAAGCTTTAATTCAAGCAACACATAAAATACAAGCTGCTGGCAAGAAAGTGTATGTCGCTGTCAATGGCATCTTTCATAATTATCATATTCCTGCACTTGAAGACTATATCCAATTTTTACATGAATTACGTGTAGATCGTATCATATTTGGTGATCCGGCCGTAGTCATGTTTGTCAAACAACAAGAAAATCCAATTCCTCTACATTGGAATGCTGAAACATTAGTGACAAATCATTTTCAGTGTAATTATTGGGGAAAAAGAGGCGCAACCCGTGCTGTACTAGCACGTGAACTAAGTTTAGAAGAAATTTTGAGTATAAAAGAAAATAGTGATGTCGAAATTGAAGTTCAAGTTCATGGCATGACTTGTATGTTCCAATCTAAACGCATGCTTTTAGGGAATTACTACACTTTCCAAGAACGCCAAATGAAAATTGAGCGCCCTGAACATAATTCGGACAAACAACTTTTATTGTACGATGAAGAACGAGATAATAAATATCCTGTTTTTGAAGATTACAATGGGACACATATAATGTCACCGAATGATATTTGTTTGATTGAAGAACTTGAGCCATTATTTGAAGCTGGTATTGATGCATTTAAAATTGATGGCTTACTTCATAGCGAAGACTATATTAATGTTGTTACTGAGCAGTATCGTAAAGCAATTGACTTTTTTGAGACGTCACCAGAAGCATACGAGGATGAAAAATTTATGCTTGTAGATGCCATCGAAGAAATTCAGCCTGAACATCGTCCATTTGACGAAGGATTTTTCTACAAACATACGGTGTATTAATATATTAGTTTTAGTTTAAATTATTTGAATATAGGAGAGATGATGATGAAGGTGATGGAGGCGATGAAGCCTAAAATGCCGACTAAGATGAAAAAGCCTGAATTACTTGCACCAGCTGGAAATTTAGAAAAATTAAAGATTGCGATTCATTACGGTGCAGATGCTGTTTTCATTGGAGGTCAGGAATATGGCTTACGTTCGAATGCAGATAATTTCACAATAGAAGAAATTAAACAAGGTGTCGACTTTGCTAATCAATACGGTGCTAAAGTTTATATTACGACAAATATCATTGCGCATGATGAAAATATAGAAGGCTTAGATACGTATTTAAAGCAGCTTGAATCTACTGGCGCAACTGGAATTATTGTTGCAGATCCACTTATTATTGAGACGTGTAAACGTGTGGCACCTAAACTGGAAATTCATTTATCTACGCAACAATCTTTAAGTAATTACAAAGCAGTTGAGTATTGGAAAGAAGAAGGTCTTGATCGTGTAGTGCTTGCGCGTGAAACAGGTGCGATGGAAATGCAAGAAATTAAAGACAAAGTAGATATCGAAATTGAAGCATTTATACATGGTGCGATGTGTATCGCTTACTCTGGTCGTTGTACATTAAGCAATCATATGACAGCTCGAGACTCCAATAGAGGTGGATGTTGTCAAAGTTGTCGTTGGGATTATGATTTATTAACTGTAGATAAAGAGGGCGAACTAGATATTTACTTTGAAGATGGACAATCTGTTCCATTTGCAATGAGCCCAAGAGACTTAAAGTTAATTGAATCTATTCCCAATATGATGGATTTAGGTATTGATTCACTAAAAATTGAAGGACGTATGAAATCGATTCATTATATTGCAACAGTTGTTTCAGTGTATCGTAAAGTGATTGATGCGTACGCTGAAGATCCTGAAAACTTCAAAATTAAAACTGAATGGTTGATTGAATTAGATAAATGTGCAAACCGTGACACTGCGCCAGCCTTTTTCAAAGGTACACCAGGTTACGAGGAGCAAATGTTTGGAAATGAATCTGCCAAAAAATCTCCGTTTGATTTTATCGGATTAGTACTTGCTTACGATGAAACAACAAAACTAGCTACGATTCAACAGCGTAATCATTTTAAACCTGGTCAAGAAGTCGAATTTTTTGGTCCTGAAATTGAAACATTTAAACAAGTGATTGATGTCATTTATGATGAAGAAGGTAATGAACTTGATGCCGCACGACATCCTTTACAAATTATTCAAATTAAAGTTAATCAACCTATTTATCCAAACAACATGATGCGAAAGGAAGTTTAAGCATGACCTCTACGACAATTATTGGTATTGCTGGTGGTTCGGGTTCTGGGAAAACATCAGTAACAAACGAAATTATGAAAAATTTAGATGGCCATAGCGTTGCTTTAATAGAGCAAGATTTTTATTATAAAGATCAATCACACCTGACTTTTGAAGAAAGATTAAAAACGAATTATGATCATCCTTTTGCATTTGATAATGATTTATTAATTCAAAATTTGAAAGATTTAAAAGCAGGAAAAGCTGTTGAAGTACCAACTTATGATTATACCGTTCATACTAGAAGCGATAAAAAAATTGCATTTGAACCTAAAGATGTTATTATCGTAGAAGGTATATTTGCGCTTGAAAATGAAACACTTCGTGATATGATGGATGTTAAAATATATGTCGACACCGATGCAGATTTACGTATTTTACGTCGTTTAATACGTGATACGCAAGAGCGTGATCGCACGATGGAATCTGTAGTCGAACAATATTTAAATGTGGTTCGTCCAATGCATAATCAATTCATCGAACCAACGAAGAAATTTGCGGATATCATCATTCCGGAAGGTGGAAGCAACAAAGTTGCAATCGATATCATGACAACGAAAATTCAAGCATTAGTTCAAAAACAAAATTAATCTTATAAGTTAAAGGAAGATGCAAAATGGAAAATCAAAAACAATATCCTATGACCCAAGAAGGTTTTGAAAAATTAGAACAAGAATTAGAAGAACTGAAAACCGTTAAGCGTCCAGAAGTCGTAGAAAAAATTAAAGTTGCACGTAGCTTTGGTGACTTATCTGAGAACTCAGAGTACGATGCAGCAAAAGATGAACAAGGATTTATCGAACAAGACATTCAACGTATTGAGACAATGCTTCGTCATGCTTTAATTATTGAAGATACAGGCGACAATCATGTTGTACAAATAGGTAAAACGGTTACTTTCGTAGAATTACCTGGCAACGATGAAGAAAGTTACCAAATCGTTGGATCTGCAGAAGCTGATGCATTTAACGGTAAAATTTCAAATGAATCACCGATGGCAAAATCGTTAATCGGTAAGAAATTAAATGAAGAAGTACGCGTTCCACTGCCAAATGGTGCCGAAATCAACGTTAAAATTGTAGACATTAAATAAATATTTATGAACTTGAGGTTAAATTTTTCTAAAAATGGGAATAATTTAACCTCATTTTTGTATCGTAAATGAGATAATAAACACATCTCATGGATAAGAGCTAACGAGTTGTATAAATGACGTAAGGCTCTATTTTTAATTGATATGTTTCACTACATACGCTTTTATATATTCAAACGAAGATTAAGAACTTTCAAATCAATTTATCTACCATTGTTGCATTTTATATCATTCCTATCGAAATTGTAAGTCGGCTACAATCATGATACAATGGGATTTTGAAAGGGTTTTCAGAAAGGGGGATGCCAAGGTGGAATTTAGACAAATTAGTGAGCAATCTTTTATGATTTATTTTAACGCTAAAATAAATGAAGATACTTTTAATCATGTAAATGCCATGAAAGATTATATTGAATCACTAAATCATCCATTTATAAAAGAAATATTGCCTTCTTATCGGGCGATTTTAGTATATTTTGATGGCGTTGCGATTAAATATGAATCATTGCTAGAGGAGCTTAAATTAAATCAATTTCAATTTGATAATCTAGCACAAACCCAACCTAGAAAAATTATTAATTT
Coding sequences within it:
- the greA gene encoding transcription elongation factor GreA; the encoded protein is MENQKQYPMTQEGFEKLEQELEELKTVKRPEVVEKIKVARSFGDLSENSEYDAAKDEQGFIEQDIQRIETMLRHALIIEDTGDNHVVQIGKTVTFVELPGNDEESYQIVGSAEADAFNGKISNESPMAKSLIGKKLNEEVRVPLPNGAEINVKIVDIK
- the udk gene encoding uridine kinase — protein: MTSTTIIGIAGGSGSGKTSVTNEIMKNLDGHSVALIEQDFYYKDQSHLTFEERLKTNYDHPFAFDNDLLIQNLKDLKAGKAVEVPTYDYTVHTRSDKKIAFEPKDVIIVEGIFALENETLRDMMDVKIYVDTDADLRILRRLIRDTQERDRTMESVVEQYLNVVRPMHNQFIEPTKKFADIIIPEGGSNKVAIDIMTTKIQALVQKQN
- a CDS encoding peptidase U32 family protein; the protein is MTELLVTPKSLSHIDTLIDKGADAFVIGEEKFGLRLAGEFNREALIQATHKIQAAGKKVYVAVNGIFHNYHIPALEDYIQFLHELRVDRIIFGDPAVVMFVKQQENPIPLHWNAETLVTNHFQCNYWGKRGATRAVLARELSLEEILSIKENSDVEIEVQVHGMTCMFQSKRMLLGNYYTFQERQMKIERPEHNSDKQLLLYDEERDNKYPVFEDYNGTHIMSPNDICLIEELEPLFEAGIDAFKIDGLLHSEDYINVVTEQYRKAIDFFETSPEAYEDEKFMLVDAIEEIQPEHRPFDEGFFYKHTVY
- a CDS encoding peptidase U32 family protein is translated as MKVMEAMKPKMPTKMKKPELLAPAGNLEKLKIAIHYGADAVFIGGQEYGLRSNADNFTIEEIKQGVDFANQYGAKVYITTNIIAHDENIEGLDTYLKQLESTGATGIIVADPLIIETCKRVAPKLEIHLSTQQSLSNYKAVEYWKEEGLDRVVLARETGAMEMQEIKDKVDIEIEAFIHGAMCIAYSGRCTLSNHMTARDSNRGGCCQSCRWDYDLLTVDKEGELDIYFEDGQSVPFAMSPRDLKLIESIPNMMDLGIDSLKIEGRMKSIHYIATVVSVYRKVIDAYAEDPENFKIKTEWLIELDKCANRDTAPAFFKGTPGYEEQMFGNESAKKSPFDFIGLVLAYDETTKLATIQQRNHFKPGQEVEFFGPEIETFKQVIDVIYDEEGNELDAARHPLQIIQIKVNQPIYPNNMMRKEV